Proteins co-encoded in one Medicago truncatula cultivar Jemalong A17 chromosome 8, MtrunA17r5.0-ANR, whole genome shotgun sequence genomic window:
- the LOC120577647 gene encoding chitinase 2 — protein sequence MSHLIIGDNAVDPFIFREYIGVKPYPASLNNFPYEIIIAKHFHFILGFANDSYNEEGKGTGNFNANWNSDFFGPQNVMALKRKYPHVKVVISIGGRDANFPFFPAAREEWCGNAVDSLKEIIRSYNDCSVEDNILIDGIDIFYDYINTNENDFSNYVGDVINRLKKEVRIDVVSIAPSHETHKHYKELYLACTDDINWVNYQFYMQPIPSKNDFLNLFLNLAKEYDSNKLLVGGSSDPIDADNFNPDEFVEACNDLHKTKSLRGIFIWNANDSANNVPPFYLEKKLQGEYKRLTN from the coding sequence ATGTCTCATCTCATCATCGGTGACAATGCTGTTGATCCATTCATTTTTCGAGAATACATTGGCGTGAAGCCATACCCAGCTTCTCTTAATAATTTCCCATATGAAATTATTATCGCCAAGCATTTCCATTTCATTTTAGGCTTTGCCAATGATAGTTACAACGAAGAAGGAAAAGGCACCGGAAATTTTAACGCCAATTGGAATAGTGATTTCTTCGGTCCTCAAAATGTGATGGCTCTCAAGAGAAAGTATCCCCATGTCAAGGTGGTAATAAGCATTGGAGGTCGTGATGCTAACTTTCCATTCTTTCCTGCTGCCAGAGAAGAATGGTGCGGCAATGCCGTAGATTCGCTCAAAGAGATCATCCGATCATACAACGACTGTTCCGTCGAAGATAACATCTTAATTGATGGCATTGATATTTTCTATGACTACATcaataccaatgaaaatgatttcTCCAACTACGTTGGGGACGTTATAAATAGACTCAAGAAAGAGGTACGTATCGATGTGGTGTCTATTGCTCCATCCCATGAAACTCATAAACACTACAAGGAACTCTACTTGGCATGCACTGACGATATTAATTGGGTTAACTACCAATTCTACATGCAGCCTATCCCCTCAAAGAACGATTTTCTAAACCTCTTTCTTAATCTTGCAAAAGAATATGATTCTAATAAACTCCTAGTAGGAGGAAGCTCCGATCCAATTGACGCAGATAATTTTAATCCAGACGAATTCGTTGAAGCCTGCAACGATCTCCACAAAACTAAATCGCTCCGTGGAATTTTCATTTGGAATGCTAATGACTCCGCCAACAACGTCCCACCTTTCTACCTCGAGAAAAAGCTACAAGGGGAGTATAAAAGATTGACTAATTAA